AATCATTGCTTTAATCCCCATTATCAGATTGCTAAGGGGCATCTGAACATACCTTACATTGCCTTCGAACCTCTTGTGGTTTGGTGCTTTGTTTTGTTTCCGTTGTTGATCAGCCAACGTATGACTATTCAAGTACTTGATCTGTCACAAAGATGGATACAGCACGTTTTCTGGGGATTGGTCTACAAGCCATGGAAAAGGCTGATCCAGAAGAAAACGCGCGAAAGTCGAATGCGGGTCATTCTTTGGGTCCTTCCATCGTCGGGTCTAGCTTCGGTGACAACAACAAGCTCCATCTCGGTGACATCAACTATCACTGCCCAACCAGTAAGGCCACAGCGTTATCCGTAGAAACAGTGACTGACTTCTGATTTCCAGGCTTGCGTGATCTGAATCAACTGACGGATAGACTCACCCTCCAGACAAGCGACTCCTTCCTCTCTCACGTTTCGGCCATCCACCCACAGAACCAACGATCGTTGATCAAAACTACAAACTCGAATTGGTACTCGGAGGCATTCGTCGAATTTTTTGTCGAAAACAAAGAGTTCAAAAcatggctggctggtggtTCTGGTCAATTGCTGTGGGTGCGAGATGAAACTGGGTCTGGATACCTACTGCTGGCCGCTAAGATGCTAGACGCATTCGAGTCCAACGCATCATTTCAAGGCTTCGTCGTCTCCCACTTCTTTTGCGAGGAGACACAACCGAAGACTGCCACCGACGTTCTCGCTGGGCTAGTTTATGGCTTGTTGATCAATCCCCGCTGTGAAGAATCTGTCCTGCCGCATGTTCAACGGTTGTTTTCCCGAAGGATCAAGAACATCCAAACAGAAAAGTCTCGGTTCGCCGTATTGGGGGACATGCTCATCGAATCAATCAGTAAAATCCATCAGGTCATGCCAATGCAACAGCTTGTCATGCTCATTGCTGGCTCGGAGCATTGTGTAAACGACGCATTTGGCAACGGCATATCGAGCTTGCTGGACCTCGCGAGTTCGATTGCGAAAAGCCATCCGAACATCAAATGGATAGTCAACAGCCGATTGGCCGCCGCAACCCAAGGTGGGCTTCAAGAATCCGGTATAGGACTAAGGACGCTTGCCATAAGCCCTGTCTCCACCGCCATGGCGCTTGGCCTCGCAGAAATACTTCCCAAAGTTATTGAGACTGGTCGAAAACTCTGCAGGATCCATCAGGGCTTCAGCAAGTCTCAAAAATCTGCAGATGACGTTTCATGGTTCAGTCACTGTTCTGCGGCGATATTGTGGTTGAAACCTCGCGGGTTGGTTTCGAGGCAGGAGTCTCGTCTGCTATGGTACCGACGGGGCTCAGTGTCGGCAACGATCGCGACACCAAGCTTCCTAGGTGTTCACATTGCGTCTGACAAGTTTTTGTTTGGTGGCCGAGTCTTTCCCAAAGTCTACTTCTCCTTCGCTTCCCTGTTTCCGTCTGGATCAACTGGACCGCCTACGACTGAGCCACATGATCTGCTCGCAAAAGCTCTCTGGGGCATTGTTACCCAACTCATTGTTTCGGTATGCGGATCAGAGTCCGCAATAGCCGCATTTCTCTCTTCGCTTTCTTACAAGTCTCGGAGAGAGCTGATACAAACATTTTGTCTGACTTTTGGTCCCGAATCATTGACACCACGGGCCTCGCCTACATTGCATCCTCAAAACGCCGAAGCGAGCACTTGGGAAGGAGACAATGCCAATGACTGGCTTAAAAAGGCTGAGACTCTTTCTAAACGGCACCTCCCTATGCTTAGTAACTTGATGGAGTCTGTTCTTCAAGTCATCTACGATCGCAACGACAACGCAATCCTTGTGCTCGATTCCGTGGAGCTCCTCCAGCCATCAGATTTCCGACCACTTATCCAGCTACTCCGAAATCTCGGCCATGGTCTTAGAATACTGATTTGTGTCAAAACCATATCAGAACCTACCAATGATACGAACGGGGACTGGGATTCATCTTCGGATGACTGGGTTGATGAGTTAACAGAATACAGAGGTGAGTGAAAGTGTGTAACATGATCCCGCAAGATATCGAACGCATCGATGGATTTGATGAAAATCGGCCCTAACAGTTGTTTTCTAGAGTGTCTTAGAAGCCTCCAATTTAAAAGCATGCATCAGCGACGGTATCAGATTGTCGATTCCCTAGCAGACACGAATCAGTGGTTGTGGGTCAACGATGAGTACATGAAGTGGCGGCATGACGGTGGTCTTCTTTGGATATCTGGCAAGGCAGGAAGTGGAAAGTCTGTTCTTGCCAAGACAATCTTACAGCGCCTTCGCCATGATACCACAGGGAGCCTAGATGCCAAACCTTGGTCGGTGTGTGGATGGTTTTATTCAGCTAGAGGCATTCCTGGTGGAACGCAGCACGACTCGATGCTCCGGACTTTGATTTTCGAGCTGATTGCGAACAATATGGAAGCCTTCGATGCCATGAAAGCCATCTACCGAAAGTTGGTCGTGGAATGCGACGGTTTGGTCACCTGGCCTCTGGATATTCTGCCAAATGTCCTCTTGCTACTCTCTGGTTCGTCTTCAATACCAAATACGGTAGCAGTCATCGACGCTTTCGACGAATCGGAAAATGACAGCAATCATCAAGATGCAAGAGCGAACATTACATCGGTATTCCGTCAACTTGTGGACTTGTCTTCAGGGCGAATGCGGATGATCTTCCTCAGTAGGCCAGAAGTTGACATCGCAAAGGGGTTCCGGAATTTCCATCACATTTCTGTTCAGGCCAACAATCAAGGGGATATCTCCAAGATTGTAGATAATGGCATCTTCAATATACAATCAGCTTGGAGCAAAATCATGGCAAACCCGGACTGGAGCAGCTACAACGCCGACCAACCTCCAACAGCTTCCCACAGGGCTCCAGATCCAATTGTCCTCCCATCAGAAGTCGAGGTCGAAATTGAGAACATGAGGAAGTACTTGGTTCTGAAAGCTTCGGGGGTCACCCTTTGGGTGGTTCTCGTTCTCAAAGACCTTTACATGCATCTTCAAAGCGAAGACTGCTTTACAATCTCTGACCTCAGGGCGGCCCTCGAATCTCTGCCGGTGGACTTGGAGGAACTGTACCTTCACTTTCGCTCGATGCAGCAGTCTCAGATATCCAAGAACCCAAAGCGCCCATCTTACAGCAAGTCAATGCTGACGTGGATCGTTGGATCACAACGATGGGCACCTTtgcagctcgacgagcttcgGGAGGCGATTGCAATCCTGGATCAAGGCCTCTGGTCAAGTGGCACCAAACTTGATGTTTCGAGGGAAGGTATTGCCAACAAAAGGATCCAAATTGGGAACAATTGGGAACGTTTTTGTCGTCTTGTCTACCAGCAATGCGGTCCTCTTGTAGAAATCCACCGCGCAGATGACCGTTCGACATCAGTCCGTGCCTGTGGCAAAGCCGCCTACCTTGGCGCTTCTACTATAGAGCTCGCACACGAAACGGTGAAGAAGTTCTTCAGAGATCAAGAGAAGAGCGGACATCTCTCTATCGATCCGGAGGCCGCTGAGATGGCGGTCGTCACAACGTCATACTCATACTTGGGGGTTCCTCATCAAGCACAGAGAACACCCTCAGGCGTCGAATTGAACACTCAAGTCAAAACAGACATCTTGGAAATTCTACTTGCTTCCATATCGAAAACTTTTGGGTTTCAACCTCAATGTCCGGCTCTTGTAGAGTTCTTTCGTGCTCGCCCGCTCGCTCGCTTTGCATTACAAGTCATTTATCGAGCGAGCTCGGCAACCTCTCTCTCGCGTGCCGTAAGGGAGCTCGATGAGGGGGCTTTGGCAGCTCAAGATCGTTTCATCACCCACTGGGTCGCAGATCTATGCTTCACTCCGACCACCCCGGATACCAATATAAGGCACTTCGTTAATCACTGCTGCTTGCATGGTCGATGCGACCTCCTCGAATACACCAGTTGCTTGACAGAAAGGGAGTACACTGGATTGCACCAGAGCCCATACGGAAGGGCCCATCGGTTGCGCAAACATCGGCGCAACGAAATTGTTGGTGGGGCCATCGAAGCTTTGAGCGAAATCTCAACAGAACACTGGAGTTGCTTTCGATCCGTGGCGGAGAGATTGCGTGAAGAAGTCGTCCGCATCGCTGGAAGCGATACGTCTATCATCGAAACGGACAGTCAATTTTTACTTACTTTGGGCCCGGTATGCGTTGCCAAAATTATGAATCTATTGCAAGACATACGCTTGAGAACTGCAGAGAGATGCTCTCAGGACTCTGCCTGTCATTGCCCCGATCCATTTCACACAGTTCGACTTCTCAATGGTACACAAAAAAGGGTAGAATGTAGAAAAGTGTTGCAAGCATTCATAGTAGTTCTGAGATGGGTCACCACTTTCCCAAGTGGTATGATGTcccgcctccctcctcttgACGTTTTTTGGGGTGCTTAGAAGGCGTCAAAAATGATACGATGTGCAACAGGTtcatgtgtgtgtgctttCAATAGATTACTCCATGCGAGCCTATTAAAGAATCAAAGACCATGAAAGCTTACCTTGAATTCCTAAAATACGTACGTCTCAGGATGGGAAA
This sequence is a window from Colletotrichum higginsianum IMI 349063 chromosome 8, whole genome shotgun sequence. Protein-coding genes within it:
- a CDS encoding Ankyrin repeat protein produces the protein MDTARFLGIGLQAMEKADPEENARKSNAGHSLGPSIVGSSFGDNNKLHLGDINYHCPTSLRDLNQLTDRLTLQTSDSFLSHVSAIHPQNQRSLIKTTNSNWYSEAFVEFFVENKEFKTWLAGGSGQLLWVRDETGSGYLLLAAKMLDAFESNASFQGFVVSHFFCEETQPKTATDVLAGLVYGLLINPRCEESVLPHVQRLFSRRIKNIQTEKSRFAVLGDMLIESISKIHQVMPMQQLVMLIAGSEHCVNDAFGNGISSLLDLASSIAKSHPNIKWIVNSRLAAATQGGLQESGIGLRTLAISPVSTAMALGLAEILPKVIETGRKLCRIHQGFSKSQKSADDVSWFSHCSAAILWLKPRGLVSRQESRLLWYRRGSVSATIATPSFLGVHIASDKFLFGGRVFPKVYFSFASLFPSGSTGPPTTEPHDLLAKALWGIVTQLIVSVCGSESAIAAFLSSLSYKSRRELIQTFCLTFGPESLTPRASPTLHPQNAEASTWEGDNANDWLKKAETLSKRHLPMLSNLMESVLQVIYDRNDNAILVLDSVELLQPSDFRPLIQLLRNLGHGLRILICVKTISEPTNDTNGDWDSSSDDWVDELTEYRECLRSLQFKSMHQRRYQIVDSLADTNQWLWVNDEYMKWRHDGGLLWISGKAGSGKSVLAKTILQRLRHDTTGSLDAKPWSVCGWFYSARGIPGGTQHDSMLRTLIFELIANNMEAFDAMKAIYRKLVVECDGLVTWPLDILPNVLLLLSGSSSIPNTVAVIDAFDESENDSNHQDARANITSVFRQLVDLSSGRMRMIFLSRPEVDIAKGFRNFHHISVQANNQGDISKIVDNGIFNIQSAWSKIMANPDWSSYNADQPPTASHRAPDPIVLPSEVEVEIENMRKYLVLKASGVTLWVVLVLKDLYMHLQSEDCFTISDLRAALESLPVDLEELYLHFRSMQQSQISKNPKRPSYSKSMLTWIVGSQRWAPLQLDELREAIAILDQGLWSSGTKLDVSREGIANKRIQIGNNWERFCRLVYQQCGPLVEIHRADDRSTSVRACGKAAYLGASTIELAHETVKKFFRDQEKSGHLSIDPEAAEMAVVTTSYSYLGVPHQAQRTPSGVELNTQVKTDILEILLASISKTFGFQPQCPALVEFFRARPLARFALQVIYRASSATSLSRAVRELDEGALAAQDRFITHWVADLCFTPTTPDTNIRHFVNHCCLHGRCDLLEYTSCLTEREYTGLHQSPYGRAHRLRKHRRNEIVGGAIEALSEISTEHWSCFRSVAERLREEVVRIAGSDTSIIETDSQFLLTLGPRDALRTLPVIAPIHFTQFDFSMVHKKG